Proteins encoded within one genomic window of Synechococcus sp. PCC 7335:
- a CDS encoding mechanosensitive ion channel family protein, producing the protein MPKLFSGHISLMKRLRFVFLSLLTMILLMSSSGSAVGQVGDVSSPSDIFQEMTVDIQLRYAARSVLFPETRRSGQVGDLAYGSVQLDGRNLFDIAAPSPIADGLEPRGANPVNVRIKRVENRLKTFLREHLHTRRDLESLSVAVTQSNTLYVVQASTAAMADPVTLATVTDDDTEIYGTTTPEVGGYFAKQIQQGLSRAYREREISYIQKVVAWAGVFWLLAGLLSFLLWRLSQRTQRRQWQLREELRSLSSDLTPAGHVDTPLEEAERADHLRTTAYSLKRRLNRQRIHLQGLMLAQGLLWLLTVSFCLRLFPQTRTVGLLFLNRPIAVAFTWGSIILIWQANLYVTERLVFFFLQHDETISSRKQERLQKRLPTLADTLKGFVQAILIIIGMILSALFIFGFSGFQLFASAGVVGVAASIVFQSALQDIISGAMLLWHDAYAIGDVITVGDSSGKVEAITLLMTQLRSAAGELISLRNGTIDNVKNLTKEWSRLNVAVDVALNTDTDKALHLMGEIFAAMAAESEWRTSILEEPDILAVDRLAYSGVTLIIRAKTAPMQQWSVTREYLRRLKQSLDEAGIEFGVPQQTIKVQT; encoded by the coding sequence ATGCCTAAACTCTTTTCAGGTCATATTTCACTGATGAAACGATTGCGGTTCGTTTTCCTGAGTTTGTTGACCATGATATTGCTGATGTCATCGTCTGGCTCTGCCGTTGGTCAGGTAGGCGATGTTTCCTCTCCCTCAGACATTTTCCAGGAGATGACTGTCGACATCCAGTTGCGCTATGCGGCGCGGTCTGTACTTTTTCCTGAAACTCGGCGTAGTGGTCAGGTAGGCGACCTCGCCTATGGTTCAGTGCAATTGGATGGCCGTAATCTTTTTGATATTGCGGCTCCCAGCCCGATCGCTGACGGGCTAGAACCACGAGGGGCAAATCCGGTGAATGTACGGATTAAGCGCGTTGAAAACCGACTTAAGACCTTTCTGCGGGAGCATTTGCATACTCGAAGGGATCTCGAAAGCTTAAGTGTTGCCGTCACCCAGTCGAATACCCTTTACGTTGTTCAGGCCAGCACAGCAGCTATGGCAGATCCAGTGACTCTAGCGACAGTCACGGACGACGATACCGAAATTTATGGCACTACCACGCCAGAGGTAGGAGGCTACTTTGCCAAGCAGATTCAGCAGGGTCTATCGCGGGCCTATCGCGAAAGAGAGATCAGCTATATCCAAAAAGTTGTAGCTTGGGCAGGGGTGTTTTGGCTCCTCGCTGGTCTACTAAGTTTTTTACTGTGGCGGTTGAGTCAGCGGACCCAACGGCGGCAGTGGCAACTGCGAGAGGAACTAAGATCGCTATCGTCTGACTTAACTCCTGCCGGCCATGTCGATACCCCTCTCGAAGAAGCTGAGCGGGCAGACCATCTCAGAACCACTGCGTATTCCCTCAAGCGTCGGTTAAATCGCCAGAGAATTCATTTGCAAGGATTGATGCTAGCTCAAGGCTTGCTCTGGCTGCTCACCGTTAGCTTTTGCCTACGACTGTTTCCTCAAACCCGCACAGTGGGTCTGCTGTTTCTGAATCGCCCAATTGCTGTCGCGTTCACCTGGGGGAGCATCATACTGATTTGGCAGGCTAATCTGTACGTTACCGAACGTCTGGTGTTTTTCTTTCTGCAACATGATGAGACCATTTCATCTAGGAAACAAGAGCGTTTGCAAAAACGTCTGCCAACCCTGGCCGATACGCTAAAAGGCTTCGTGCAAGCCATTCTAATCATCATCGGCATGATCCTATCCGCCCTGTTTATCTTCGGATTCTCCGGGTTTCAGTTGTTTGCCAGCGCTGGGGTGGTCGGGGTGGCCGCTTCCATTGTTTTTCAATCGGCTCTACAGGACATCATCAGTGGCGCGATGCTACTGTGGCATGATGCTTATGCCATTGGTGACGTCATTACCGTCGGGGACAGCTCTGGCAAAGTAGAAGCTATCACCCTGCTTATGACTCAACTACGGAGCGCTGCTGGCGAACTCATCAGCTTGCGTAACGGCACCATTGATAACGTTAAGAATCTAACTAAGGAATGGTCCCGCCTAAATGTAGCCGTTGATGTGGCCTTGAACACCGACACCGATAAGGCCCTGCACCTAATGGGGGAGATATTTGCAGCGATGGCCGCAGAGTCGGAATGGCGAACGTCCATTTTAGAAGAGCCCGATATTCTGGCCGTCGATCGCCTAGCCTATAGTGGAGTGACGCTCATCATTCGAGCTAAAACTGCCCCAATGCAGCAGTGGAGCGTCACGCGAGAATACCTGCGGCGATTAAAGCAATCTCTTGATGAAGCTGGCATTGAATTTGGTGTTCCCCAACAAACTATCAAGGTACAGACGTGA
- a CDS encoding glutamate-cysteine ligase family protein produces the protein MGFNIKQFKFGIEHEVAFVRSDGEFADFSNTTFTEFDQIVSRLPQYDQDYPQLRVGDAGIKLKRWYIEGFERFDERGEVIDCPPKGIEIRTTVHDSIDETLAELIESFERLRIEAKKSGFSPALISFHPHRSQFIPIPPLNNYEQQRRQKSPEMQTAHIPMLTQGPDLNLSAEGLSPTQLIDIGRKLTYYSPFIIPFSYSSPFYQGREWSGLSARTFYRTGARPAAMVFVEQATDLIDSTPSLTQIARIPAEVGRIEFKAFDSCGDFELYGSLLALLKGLVLDQSLQGRATIPEAKQHQHSARFGFADETIYNQAQAILAAVSQVELEAEEHDRLTKLQERLTQRRSPANGMIEAYRQGESIVNILQRGYPQLDQQKLAIAT, from the coding sequence ATGGGTTTCAATATCAAACAATTCAAGTTCGGTATAGAACACGAGGTTGCGTTTGTTCGCTCTGACGGAGAGTTCGCCGACTTCTCAAATACAACATTTACCGAGTTTGATCAGATTGTTTCTAGACTGCCTCAGTACGATCAAGATTATCCTCAGCTCCGGGTAGGCGATGCAGGCATCAAGCTCAAGCGCTGGTACATAGAAGGGTTTGAACGTTTTGATGAAAGGGGTGAAGTGATAGACTGTCCGCCAAAAGGAATTGAGATTCGTACGACAGTACATGACAGCATCGACGAAACGCTTGCGGAGCTGATAGAAAGCTTTGAGCGACTGCGAATCGAAGCCAAGAAATCCGGGTTTTCGCCTGCGCTAATCAGTTTTCATCCCCATCGATCCCAATTCATCCCGATTCCCCCGCTAAATAATTACGAGCAGCAGCGTCGTCAGAAATCGCCAGAGATGCAAACTGCACATATTCCTATGCTGACTCAGGGGCCTGATTTGAACCTATCTGCAGAGGGACTATCGCCGACGCAGCTAATTGATATCGGTCGCAAGCTGACATATTACAGCCCGTTTATCATCCCTTTTAGCTACAGCTCTCCCTTTTATCAGGGTAGGGAGTGGTCAGGGCTCTCAGCTCGCACGTTTTATCGGACCGGGGCGCGACCGGCGGCCATGGTATTTGTCGAACAGGCAACAGATTTAATCGACTCGACGCCATCGCTGACTCAGATTGCTAGAATTCCAGCAGAGGTAGGCCGGATCGAGTTCAAAGCCTTCGATAGCTGTGGTGATTTTGAGCTATACGGCAGCTTGCTCGCTTTGCTAAAAGGATTAGTGCTAGACCAGAGCTTGCAGGGAAGAGCCACTATACCAGAGGCCAAGCAGCACCAGCATTCGGCTCGATTTGGATTCGCTGACGAGACTATCTATAACCAGGCGCAGGCAATACTAGCGGCAGTTAGCCAGGTAGAATTAGAGGCCGAGGAGCACGATCGCCTTACCAAACTACAAGAAAGGCTCACCCAGCGACGTAGCCCTGCCAATGGGATGATTGAGGCATATCGTCAGGGTGAATCGATTGTCAATATCCTGCAGCGAGGCTACCCCCAACTAGACCAGCAAAAGCTGGCGATCGCGACGTGA
- the pyrC gene encoding dihydroorotase has translation MQKLILTRPDDWHLHLRDGAALQAVLPYTARQFARAIVMPNLKPPVRSLADATAYRDRILAAIPAGEQFEPLMTLYLTDNTSPEDIVTAKSSAFVKAVKYYPAGATTNSEFGVTDIRNCDAVFEAMQQVGMPLLLHGEVTDTAVDIFDREQVFIEQQLIPLRRRFPDLKIVMEHITTAGAVEFVLESNNIAATITPQHLLFNRNQLLKGGIRPHFYCLPILKRERHRQALVQAATSGNPKFFLGTDSAPHSRDRKETDCGCAGCFSALHAMELYAEVFERADALDKLESFASFYGPDFYQLAHNTEQITLTKTSWRIPEQVTFADSELVPLGAGTHLTWQMA, from the coding sequence ATGCAAAAGCTTATCCTGACTAGGCCCGATGATTGGCATCTGCATCTGCGTGATGGCGCGGCTTTGCAAGCTGTTTTGCCATATACCGCGCGTCAGTTTGCGCGTGCTATCGTGATGCCAAATTTGAAGCCACCCGTACGCTCATTAGCAGATGCGACGGCCTATCGTGATCGCATTCTTGCCGCTATCCCAGCAGGCGAGCAGTTTGAGCCACTGATGACGCTATACCTGACTGACAACACCTCTCCAGAGGATATTGTTACGGCGAAATCATCTGCATTTGTCAAAGCGGTGAAATACTACCCAGCTGGTGCCACCACCAATTCAGAATTCGGCGTCACCGATATCCGCAATTGCGATGCCGTTTTTGAAGCAATGCAGCAGGTCGGTATGCCCTTGCTGTTACATGGAGAAGTAACAGATACAGCCGTCGACATCTTTGATCGTGAGCAAGTTTTTATTGAGCAGCAGCTAATCCCGCTGAGGCGAAGGTTCCCCGACCTGAAGATTGTGATGGAACACATCACCACCGCAGGTGCTGTAGAGTTTGTACTAGAAAGCAACAACATTGCGGCAACAATTACACCGCAGCATTTGTTGTTTAACCGCAATCAACTGCTTAAGGGTGGGATTCGTCCTCATTTTTATTGCCTGCCGATTCTAAAACGAGAGCGGCATCGTCAGGCGCTGGTGCAGGCGGCGACCTCGGGCAATCCTAAGTTTTTCTTGGGGACGGATAGTGCGCCTCATAGCCGTGATCGCAAAGAAACTGACTGTGGCTGTGCGGGTTGCTTTTCAGCGCTACATGCTATGGAGCTTTATGCAGAAGTTTTTGAGCGAGCTGATGCTTTAGATAAGCTCGAATCCTTCGCCAGCTTCTACGGACCAGATTTTTATCAGCTGGCGCATAATACTGAACAGATTACTCTGACCAAAACGAGCTGGCGAATTCCTGAGCAGGTGACTTTTGCTGACTCTGAGCTAGTGCCTTTAGGCGCAGGCACCCATTTGACCTGGCAGATGGCATAA
- a CDS encoding alpha/beta fold hydrolase has protein sequence MRLPEAVAGLTEETSVVIAPQIQWVQVAMPEASVAAGSLATSYVCQGAGLPVVLLPGFDSSLLEFRRLMPLLAKSYRVYAMDLAGFGFCDRTALESVNPALVKQHLKAFCEQVVKEPIVLVGASMGGGVAIDFATSYPEKVTKLVLIDAVGFATSSGPGRLMVPPLDKWATDFLRSVWVRRKISERAYYDKSFVTPDAEICASLHVQMPNWAKGLISFTKSGGYNFLKDKITLVSQETLVLWGRQDQILGTKDATRFEQSLSKGKLIWIENCGHVPHLEQAKVTARHIVNFLS, from the coding sequence ATGAGATTGCCTGAAGCGGTAGCAGGGCTGACGGAAGAGACTTCGGTAGTGATCGCGCCGCAGATTCAGTGGGTGCAAGTGGCGATGCCAGAGGCGTCGGTGGCCGCTGGTTCGCTGGCTACCAGCTATGTTTGTCAGGGAGCGGGGCTACCCGTAGTGCTGTTGCCTGGGTTTGATAGTTCGCTGTTGGAGTTTCGCCGACTAATGCCTTTGCTAGCGAAGTCTTATCGGGTGTATGCGATGGATTTGGCAGGGTTTGGGTTTTGCGATCGCACTGCTCTAGAAAGCGTGAATCCAGCTTTGGTCAAACAGCACTTGAAGGCGTTTTGCGAGCAGGTGGTTAAAGAGCCAATTGTTCTAGTTGGCGCTTCTATGGGGGGTGGGGTGGCAATTGATTTTGCCACTAGCTATCCAGAAAAGGTCACGAAGTTGGTACTGATTGATGCTGTTGGGTTTGCAACATCTTCGGGGCCAGGGAGGCTGATGGTGCCGCCTTTAGACAAGTGGGCAACAGATTTTTTACGTAGCGTGTGGGTGCGACGAAAGATCAGTGAAAGGGCTTACTACGACAAATCTTTTGTGACGCCAGATGCTGAGATTTGTGCGTCTTTGCATGTGCAGATGCCGAACTGGGCAAAGGGACTGATCTCTTTCACAAAAAGTGGTGGCTACAACTTTTTGAAAGATAAGATCACGCTGGTTAGTCAGGAGACTTTGGTGCTGTGGGGTAGACAAGATCAGATTTTAGGGACTAAGGATGCCACCCGGTTTGAGCAGTCCTTGAGCAAGGGTAAGCTAATCTGGATAGAGAACTGTGGCCATGTACCCCATTTGGAACAGGCTAAAGTGACAGCGAGGCATATCGTTAATTTCCTGTCGTAG
- a CDS encoding DUF6714 family protein, which yields MAEAFYEQRKQALIQEITLAFEGVSREEGVTLHEATVLDDYGGPEERAKARAKDTEQSWQAVPERDIRFTDAVLSFLDDKGFRYYIPAYMIWYLRHIDDQAPIYRSTTFDSVVFHLTYFGKGGIPERFKLLTEAQGRAIAHFLLFESARYEALEKQLMQASLIKRGLSSEDIELVLQAQDFQDNQISSALDRYWQQFLPSA from the coding sequence ATGGCAGAAGCATTCTATGAGCAGCGAAAACAGGCCCTAATTCAGGAAATTACGCTCGCGTTTGAGGGCGTTTCCCGTGAGGAAGGCGTAACGCTGCATGAGGCTACGGTATTAGATGACTATGGCGGACCTGAAGAGAGAGCTAAAGCCAGAGCCAAAGATACAGAACAGTCTTGGCAAGCTGTTCCGGAAAGAGACATTCGCTTCACTGATGCTGTTCTTAGCTTTCTAGATGACAAAGGATTTCGATATTACATTCCGGCCTACATGATTTGGTATTTACGACACATCGATGATCAAGCGCCAATATATCGTTCCACTACGTTCGACTCGGTTGTTTTTCATCTTACTTACTTTGGAAAGGGTGGAATTCCTGAAAGATTTAAACTATTGACAGAGGCCCAAGGCAGAGCGATCGCCCACTTTCTGTTGTTCGAGTCTGCTCGCTATGAAGCGCTTGAAAAGCAGTTGATGCAAGCATCTTTGATTAAAAGAGGACTCTCTTCAGAAGATATTGAACTCGTCTTACAGGCACAAGATTTTCAAGATAATCAGATCAGCTCTGCGCTAGATCGATACTGGCAACAGTTCCTGCCATCTGCTTAG
- a CDS encoding IctB family putative bicarbonate transporter gives MFGIDLLRAARPIAEGVKLERFSLHQWREVSLLHRLLSPLRNWRQGSWLLAWGDGIAWVFVAALIALAPYVSTTLIGWLLLASAGLWFLLTVSDQAEGWLTPLHIGVVAYWGAMVLATALSPVKMAALSGLIKLTLNVLLFMLTARILRIKELRSGIILVYLATATIVSVYGLRQWFFGAEALATWVDPESNLSGATRVYSYLRNPNLLAGYLMPAVGFGAMAVFAWKRWLPKLLAAVVTVVSSGCLVLTLSRGGWLGFLAMAFVMILLLIFWGKSLFSPFWRRWALPLLLVGSMVMVAAAVVMVPPVRERVMSIFAMRSDSSNNFRLNVYAAVFEMIQARPVVGIGPGNEAFNQVYPLYQRTGYTALSAYSIYFETLVEGGVVAGLALLWMLVLAFQQGWSHLRQLRQNLEKEGYWLIGAIASMVGLLVQGAFDTVWYRPQISTLWWLLLGIVASFYVEARKRKMLPSIEMSQRTDERE, from the coding sequence ATGTTTGGCATTGATCTTTTACGTGCTGCTCGCCCGATTGCTGAAGGGGTAAAGTTGGAGCGATTTTCACTCCATCAGTGGCGGGAGGTGAGCCTCTTGCATCGCTTGCTTTCTCCTTTGCGGAACTGGCGGCAGGGTAGCTGGCTACTCGCTTGGGGAGATGGTATTGCCTGGGTGTTCGTCGCAGCCCTAATCGCACTGGCTCCCTACGTATCAACTACGCTAATTGGCTGGCTTTTGCTAGCATCGGCTGGGTTATGGTTCCTGTTGACAGTGAGTGACCAGGCGGAGGGGTGGCTGACACCTTTACATATTGGGGTGGTGGCTTACTGGGGGGCGATGGTGCTAGCAACTGCACTCTCGCCAGTGAAGATGGCGGCGCTATCAGGATTGATCAAGCTGACGCTGAATGTGCTGCTATTTATGCTGACGGCTCGAATATTGCGGATCAAGGAACTGCGATCTGGAATAATTCTGGTCTATCTTGCAACGGCAACGATTGTTTCTGTCTATGGCCTAAGGCAGTGGTTCTTTGGGGCAGAGGCACTAGCGACTTGGGTCGATCCTGAGTCAAACCTGTCAGGGGCAACCCGGGTCTATAGCTATCTGAGGAATCCAAATTTACTGGCGGGGTATTTGATGCCCGCGGTCGGCTTTGGAGCGATGGCGGTGTTCGCATGGAAGCGTTGGCTGCCAAAGCTACTAGCCGCGGTGGTGACGGTGGTCAGTAGCGGTTGTCTGGTGTTGACGCTGAGTCGGGGTGGCTGGTTAGGCTTTTTGGCGATGGCGTTTGTGATGATACTGTTACTTATTTTTTGGGGAAAGTCCTTATTTTCTCCCTTCTGGCGGCGATGGGCACTACCCTTGTTGTTGGTCGGTTCAATGGTGATGGTAGCGGCAGCAGTGGTGATGGTGCCCCCAGTGCGCGAACGGGTGATGAGTATTTTTGCGATGCGCAGTGATAGCAGCAACAATTTCCGGCTGAATGTGTACGCAGCTGTGTTTGAGATGATTCAAGCTAGGCCAGTTGTTGGTATAGGGCCAGGAAATGAGGCGTTTAATCAGGTTTATCCTTTGTATCAGCGGACGGGCTATACGGCGCTGAGCGCGTATTCAATTTATTTTGAGACGCTGGTGGAAGGCGGTGTTGTGGCTGGACTAGCCCTGTTGTGGATGCTGGTATTGGCTTTTCAGCAGGGATGGTCGCATTTGAGACAATTGCGTCAAAATCTGGAGAAAGAGGGCTATTGGCTAATTGGCGCGATCGCCTCGATGGTCGGTTTGCTCGTCCAAGGGGCGTTTGATACGGTATGGTATCGACCGCAGATTAGTACATTGTGGTGGTTGCTACTAGGAATAGTGGCAAGTTTTTATGTGGAAGCTAGAAAGAGAAAGATGCTTCCTAGTATCGAGATGTCTCAGCGAACGGATGAAAGAGAATGA
- a CDS encoding TAXI family TRAP transporter solute-binding subunit, with protein sequence MSLLARKVLGTPDGRQVLRGVLVGVSIAATVVCAGLWLRTRNQVHHITFATGGETGEYYAFGRAIAQVTQKHAPNIQIEVVASVGSAQNMDSVQRRTADLALVQSDTPVQPAVTAVAQLYPEMFHLIARKTANVQTLRDLQGKRIALMPVGSGSYQLFWPLAAHYGLSDQDLEARPMPAKAAHAALRAGEVDVLFRIIGLGNPSVAELFQGDQLELVEISQLGALQLAQPFLESTVIPQGSYSGSQPIPPIDLPVIAVSALLVANEKVNPDIIKTITSVLYEHRNELIALTPRAASIQSPERSQNLGFPLHPGASAYYRQDTPSFVVRYAEAMGFLLSLSFLTVSSIWQFRQWLIGRQKNRADDYNLEILALIEQLEQAETLSQLQALRQQLFSILRQVVIDLDVDKISPESFQSFTFPWEVAMTTLHHQELVLHQVELTGQSRD encoded by the coding sequence ATGTCACTTTTAGCGCGTAAGGTGCTAGGCACCCCTGATGGACGGCAAGTATTGCGAGGCGTCTTAGTTGGCGTAAGTATAGCGGCGACGGTAGTGTGCGCTGGGCTGTGGCTGAGAACGCGCAATCAAGTTCATCATATTACCTTTGCCACTGGCGGCGAAACGGGTGAGTACTATGCTTTTGGCCGCGCGATCGCCCAGGTCACCCAAAAACACGCGCCTAACATTCAAATAGAAGTCGTTGCTTCGGTGGGCTCGGCCCAAAACATGGACAGCGTGCAAAGGCGCACCGCCGATTTGGCCCTAGTACAAAGCGATACCCCTGTGCAGCCAGCTGTCACAGCTGTCGCACAGCTCTATCCTGAGATGTTTCATCTGATTGCGCGTAAAACAGCTAATGTCCAGACCCTACGAGACCTTCAGGGAAAGCGGATTGCCCTGATGCCAGTGGGCAGCGGTTCCTACCAGCTATTTTGGCCATTGGCCGCTCACTACGGCCTATCCGATCAAGATCTTGAGGCTCGGCCTATGCCAGCGAAGGCCGCACACGCCGCCTTACGCGCAGGTGAGGTCGATGTCCTATTCCGTATCATTGGCTTGGGCAATCCATCAGTGGCTGAACTCTTTCAAGGCGACCAGCTTGAACTAGTTGAGATATCGCAGCTAGGGGCTCTACAGCTCGCTCAGCCCTTCTTAGAATCGACTGTGATCCCTCAGGGCAGCTATAGCGGCAGCCAACCGATTCCTCCTATTGACTTGCCCGTCATTGCCGTAAGTGCGCTGTTGGTCGCTAATGAAAAGGTCAATCCTGATATTATTAAAACAATTACGAGTGTACTGTACGAGCATCGTAATGAACTGATTGCTCTCACTCCTAGAGCTGCGAGTATTCAATCACCTGAGCGCAGTCAAAATCTAGGCTTTCCGCTGCATCCTGGGGCGAGTGCCTACTACAGACAAGACACGCCTTCTTTTGTGGTGAGATATGCCGAGGCTATGGGCTTCTTGCTGTCTCTATCTTTTTTGACGGTTTCTAGCATTTGGCAATTTCGTCAGTGGCTAATCGGACGCCAAAAGAATCGAGCAGATGATTACAACTTAGAGATTTTGGCATTAATAGAACAGTTGGAGCAGGCCGAGACGCTATCCCAGCTCCAGGCGCTCCGGCAGCAGCTCTTTTCAATTTTGCGACAGGTGGTCATTGATTTAGATGTTGATAAAATCTCGCCAGAATCTTTCCAGTCTTTTACGTTCCCCTGGGAAGTCGCCATGACGACGCTACACCATCAAGAGCTAGTTTTGCATCAAGTTGAACTCACAGGGCAGTCTAGAGATTGA
- a CDS encoding sucrase ferredoxin: MKPFSCAIANRDAGEDLIGTAGHYQTYVLIECPLPWAANAFESKSIPATLCKYVNAMTAERSVRFLAINRGTLDAKASITLLVYERAVFSGLVADDSVNTEVIAGYQGYEFQVDNLTQAIDCLESHWQGRLVGQSIIQKDILICTHGMRDSCCARFGQPLFREAMRSASEDKLPNARVWRVSHIGGHRLAPTAISLPDGRYYGRLTLAALKAIVTRRGSIEQLRSVYRGWGLLPEPLQVLERQLMLQQGWSWFDSKVTYRILADRMCKQRSQSSEQNLHTLSVDFSVVSSISQPVETQVETIADCQSQASISQSQTYRAELVQDPQKTVCTKASCSSDVAKPFVKYAVTQCALISQPQSAADSIAAVEKPCVL; the protein is encoded by the coding sequence ATGAAACCTTTTTCCTGTGCAATCGCTAATAGAGACGCTGGAGAAGATCTGATTGGTACAGCCGGACACTACCAAACCTATGTTTTAATTGAATGTCCTTTACCTTGGGCGGCAAACGCGTTTGAGTCAAAGAGCATCCCAGCTACGCTTTGCAAATATGTCAACGCAATGACAGCCGAACGGTCTGTTCGATTTCTAGCGATCAACCGTGGCACTCTTGATGCAAAGGCTTCAATAACTCTGTTGGTATACGAGAGGGCTGTTTTCTCTGGCTTGGTGGCTGACGACTCTGTTAACACCGAGGTAATCGCCGGCTATCAAGGATACGAGTTTCAAGTTGATAATCTAACGCAGGCGATCGACTGTCTGGAATCGCATTGGCAAGGTCGTCTTGTTGGTCAATCCATCATTCAAAAAGATATTCTCATCTGTACCCATGGGATGAGAGATAGTTGCTGTGCTCGCTTTGGCCAACCCCTATTTAGAGAGGCTATGCGCAGCGCCAGCGAAGATAAATTACCAAACGCCCGTGTGTGGAGAGTCAGCCACATTGGAGGACATCGACTAGCTCCTACGGCGATTTCTTTACCCGATGGTCGATACTATGGGCGGCTAACGCTTGCGGCACTGAAGGCAATTGTCACTCGCCGTGGTTCGATTGAGCAGCTTCGCTCGGTATATCGAGGTTGGGGATTACTGCCTGAACCACTTCAGGTGCTAGAACGCCAGCTCATGCTTCAACAGGGCTGGTCGTGGTTTGATAGCAAGGTGACGTATCGGATACTTGCAGATCGGATGTGTAAGCAGCGAAGCCAGTCTTCTGAGCAAAATTTACACACGCTCTCTGTTGATTTCTCTGTTGTTTCTAGTATCAGTCAGCCAGTAGAGACTCAGGTAGAGACGATAGCGGATTGTCAGAGCCAAGCTTCGATCTCTCAGAGCCAAACTTATCGAGCCGAGCTGGTTCAGGACCCTCAAAAAACAGTCTGTACGAAGGCTTCGTGTAGTAGTGATGTTGCGAAGCCTTTTGTGAAATACGCCGTGACCCAGTGCGCGCTGATAAGCCAGCCGCAATCAGCGGCAGATTCCATAGCCGCAGTAGAAAAACCCTGCGTTCTATAG